Proteins encoded by one window of Fischerella sp. PCC 9605:
- a CDS encoding OmpA/MotB family protein, which translates to MQNFTWDSESGNTEDDDASTYLSIGDLMSGLLMFFVLLFITALAQIDEPKRVVIGNVIGEMKSNNINVKVNPETGDISIQESILFAQGSTELKPQGKDFLRRFIPVYSRVIFSKQEIENEVSRVVIEGHTSSEGDDKTNMELSVLRVSSVYKFIFYDMNFTTKSSLSHKILAAGRGEIEADKTRDNPANRKVLFRLQFRSDELVNKSYIKKYQDKNK; encoded by the coding sequence ATGCAAAACTTTACATGGGATTCGGAATCAGGCAATACCGAAGATGATGATGCAAGTACATATCTTTCCATCGGTGATTTAATGTCCGGATTGTTAATGTTTTTTGTCCTGCTTTTTATCACTGCGTTAGCTCAAATTGACGAGCCTAAACGAGTAGTTATTGGTAATGTGATTGGAGAAATGAAAAGCAATAACATTAATGTCAAAGTTAACCCAGAAACTGGAGATATTAGCATTCAAGAATCAATTCTCTTTGCTCAAGGTAGCACAGAACTTAAGCCACAAGGAAAAGATTTTCTCCGAAGATTTATTCCTGTGTATAGTCGAGTTATTTTCTCTAAACAAGAAATAGAAAACGAAGTTTCTCGTGTTGTGATCGAAGGTCACACCAGTTCTGAAGGAGATGATAAAACCAATATGGAATTGAGTGTTCTTAGAGTTTCATCAGTATATAAATTCATATTTTATGATATGAATTTTACCACTAAATCATCTTTAAGTCACAAAATTTTAGCCGCAGGAAGAGGAGAAATTGAAGCTGATAAAACTCGCGATAACCCTGCTAACCGTAAAGTACTATTCCGTTTACAATTTCGTAGTGATGAATTAGTCAATAAATCATATATCAAAAAATATCAGGATAAAAATAAATGA